The following nucleotide sequence is from Pochonia chlamydosporia 170 chromosome 4, whole genome shotgun sequence.
AGGCTTCGGCATCGGCGGTGGGGATGGCACGCTTATCGGGTTGTTCGGTCACCAAGTCGAGTTTGTTTCCGGCGAGGGCAATAATGATGTTATCGTTGGCCTGACGTTGAAGTTCCTTGACCCAggctttggccttgtccagTGACGACTGTAGGACAAAACTGTTAGTGTTCTAGCGCCCCAAAAAGTTGTGCGAAATACAAGGtcgccaaaaaaaaacaaccaGATAATTCGCAACAAGGTAAATAGACGTACGGATTGTGTAATATCGTAGACGACAACGGCGCAGTTTGCATTGCGATAGTACATGGGAGCCAGGGACTTGTAGCGCTCTTGGCCGGCGGTATCCCAGATTTCGAACTTGACTGTGGTGTTCTCATCGAGAGAGATGGTCTGTGTCAGGAAAGCGGCGCCGATGGTAGATTCTCTGAAGGAGTCGAATTGATCCTGGAGATTTGGTAAGCCATGTGGACTGGAAATGTGGGCAAATTTCTAGCAACATGTTGCGAGCAGGAGAGAGGCTCGGCACATACCTTGACAAATCGCAAGACTATTGAGCTCTATAGAATACATGTTAGcgaccaccagcatcaaagCTACATAGCATGTTTCGCATCGGTATTCACCTTTCCGACGGCGGATTCACCTGAAGTCGTGATGTTAGCACGGGCGACCTTTCAATGGGTTGCAGGCAGGGGGCCTGAGGGTGAGGCGGCAGCGCCGGCTTCgtaccaagaagaacaagcttGAACTGGGCGAAGCGGTTGTTCATACCGCGGGCGCCACCGGCAGGGCCTCGAgatgccatggttgtggtgacTTGGAAgggttggcgatgttggtAGAGACGAGGTGGCGGCACTGAAGGATGTTGCGAAGATTCGACGCTTCAGCAACAGACAGATAGTGTTGAGTaggtgatgtgatgtgatgtgatgtgtcCCAACGTTCGAACCGAAGGAAAGCAGTGGCGGGATCGGAATACGCGCAGGGTCGAAGCAGCAGAGGACCGGCACGGATGATTGCA
It contains:
- a CDS encoding rab5-like protein ypt5 protein (similar to Togninia minima UCRPA7 XP_007919183.1) → MASRGPAGGARGMNNRFAQFKLVLLGESAVGKSSIVLRFVKDQFDSFRESTIGAAFLTQTISLDENTTVKFEIWDTAGQERYKSLAPMYYRNANCAVVVYDITQSSSLDKAKAWVKELQRQANDNIIIALAGNKLDLVTEQPDKRAIPTADAEAYAREAGLLFFETSAKTAENVRELFTAIAKKLPLDQVGPRHARPGQRPGVSLAPENANTNVSGPCSC